The following are encoded together in the Myxococcales bacterium genome:
- the brxD gene encoding BREX system ATP-binding protein BrxD, with protein MSTEASPLKRRDIVNALRLGVVPKRGLELFAVGLDRFEKHIDEELDSVAAGSGMLKAVRGEYGCGKTFFARWLEHRARQRGFATTLVQISETDTPLYRLETVYRRAIEGLQTKEWSEGAFRALIDRWFYNLEEEVLTGGHVSGHDAEAVSRAVGELLEKRLASVSATQPQFAAALRRCHAARVGGEHAISEGLIAWLMGQPNVGAEIKRAAALKGEIDHDGASGFFRGLLEVLKQTGRKGLVLVLDEVETIQRVRADSREKSLNALRQFVDDLYQSRYPGLYVLVTGTPQFFDGPQGVQRAPALASRLATEFAKDTRFDSARAPQLRLMPFDLDKLVEVGKRVRDLYPSTASDRIHAKVDDALLHTLAQGVAGKLGGKVGVAPRIYLKRVVDVLDRVDEHPEFNPREDYPLIVKAEELTDEERGAAGIAKSPDDIALDVDIKPPGGARNL; from the coding sequence GTGAGCACCGAAGCGAGCCCGCTGAAGCGTCGTGACATCGTGAACGCCCTGCGACTCGGCGTCGTCCCGAAGCGGGGCCTCGAGCTTTTCGCCGTCGGGCTCGACCGCTTCGAGAAGCACATCGACGAGGAGCTCGACTCCGTGGCCGCGGGCAGCGGAATGCTCAAGGCCGTGCGCGGCGAATACGGCTGCGGCAAGACCTTCTTCGCGCGCTGGCTCGAGCACCGTGCCCGCCAACGCGGCTTTGCGACCACGCTGGTCCAGATCTCCGAGACGGACACGCCGCTCTACCGCCTCGAAACGGTCTACCGGCGCGCGATCGAGGGGCTTCAGACCAAGGAGTGGTCCGAAGGCGCTTTCCGAGCCCTCATCGATCGCTGGTTCTACAACCTGGAGGAGGAAGTCCTCACCGGCGGTCACGTGAGCGGCCATGACGCCGAGGCGGTGAGCCGGGCGGTCGGCGAGCTGCTCGAAAAGCGGCTCGCCTCCGTCAGCGCCACCCAGCCTCAGTTCGCGGCGGCGCTCCGCCGCTGCCATGCCGCGCGCGTCGGCGGTGAGCACGCCATCTCCGAGGGCCTGATCGCTTGGCTGATGGGGCAGCCGAACGTCGGCGCCGAGATCAAGCGGGCCGCGGCGCTGAAAGGCGAGATCGACCACGACGGGGCCTCCGGATTCTTCCGCGGCCTGCTCGAAGTGCTCAAGCAGACGGGGCGCAAAGGGCTCGTGCTCGTGCTCGACGAGGTCGAGACCATCCAGCGCGTGCGCGCGGACAGCCGAGAGAAGAGCCTCAACGCGCTCCGACAGTTCGTGGACGACCTGTACCAGAGCCGCTACCCCGGCCTGTACGTTCTCGTCACCGGCACGCCGCAGTTCTTCGACGGGCCCCAGGGCGTGCAACGCGCCCCTGCCCTGGCCTCGCGGCTCGCGACGGAGTTCGCGAAAGACACCCGCTTCGACAGCGCGCGCGCGCCGCAGCTCCGGCTCATGCCCTTCGACCTCGACAAGCTCGTCGAGGTCGGCAAGCGCGTCCGCGATCTCTACCCGTCCACCGCTAGCGACCGAATCCACGCGAAGGTCGACGATGCGTTGCTCCACACCCTCGCGCAGGGCGTCGCCGGCAAGCTCGGCGGCAAGGTCGGCGTCGCGCCGCGCATTTACCTCAAGCGCGTGGTCGACGTGCTGGACCGCGTGGACGAGCATCCGGAGTTCAATCCACGGGAAGACTACCCGCTCATCGTCAAAGCGGAAGAGCTGACGGACGAGGAGCGCGGCGCGGCGGGCATCGCGAAGTCCCCCGACGACATTGCCCTGGACGTCGATATCAAGCCGCCTGGAGGAGCGCGGAACCTTTGA
- the pglZ gene encoding BREX-2 system phosphatase PglZ, which yields MTSELPHLTHEDLKGALDRLYGPTTTRKSTLVAFYGTGEPTTVSTDQSLRFRVLPVRCELELREHLPPLDDIESHVAFLVPWSSDIPIDLAGRFVQNGRVHRIGVDARVRRMFGVRELEDAVLRSPLVGLLLDQKPPPAFSITGGRLTLNELWGAWLDQTWGLSGGGELAVDALMAWAATNASFPKAPAMFGGDGGPGVRAALLEHLARQLGPVGPIIWNGWENGRGRLLLEFSLIFEALVDRPDAAAWIWLKQKLKHSLGVTVPDANVDGVVRGLAGSATRSLRLVERASPGEARAILRAADTHVDEPEIRAWIAAHPLLPSAWTARLEQLGRTLEACASDATPETFADAARALRALDGHLFFKDSDQTAVVKRAEMAVRLAAWLTQKSGLELDHPPTPQAAAEALGRWYSEEGGYVDWARRWARGSAESALGRGAQAVVEAADLARTGLDRRFAQSLRSWHDAGRPATEVLPIDQALSRVAARFLEDDASRRLLVLLLDGMAWAQAVELMQALGNRAAAWGPLAWHASTKGRIGSGAYPVVFASLPTITEVSRAAFFEGKPMKPGDAGNTSKDPERFQTHRDILRFCEKNETPRLLLRSEGHTTGGSASSEALSLIADTSKRVVAMVINAIDAALKGDSQHRPDWKPENIASLPDLLEAARTAGRCVLLASDHGHVPADRFKTVSALAGGGARWRPWASPADPVADGEAAFAGSGVWTPRGAHGVVLLADDASRYGGGAHAGEHGGATLAEVVAPCVLIGCDDAGVSVADPALEPRPALVPAWWHFDVAVPAPRQPEKQKPKQATLPFVAPPPPSKRRPSAPPIEESAFATSDVLKKICPRADRRAKVVMAVDFLLSRNGASGEQAFAAAMGELEWRVAGLVSSLQEVLNLEGYQVLRHSPVDKQVYLDREKLAQQFEVKL from the coding sequence ATGACCAGCGAGCTCCCTCATCTGACCCATGAAGATCTGAAGGGCGCGCTCGATCGCCTGTACGGCCCGACGACCACCCGCAAGTCGACGCTGGTAGCGTTCTACGGAACGGGTGAGCCCACGACTGTGAGCACGGACCAGTCGCTCCGCTTTCGTGTCCTGCCGGTTCGCTGCGAGCTCGAGCTGAGAGAGCACCTGCCGCCGCTCGACGATATCGAGTCCCACGTCGCGTTTCTGGTGCCGTGGTCCAGCGACATCCCCATCGATCTCGCGGGACGCTTCGTTCAAAACGGGCGAGTCCACCGCATTGGAGTGGACGCGCGCGTGCGGCGCATGTTCGGAGTGCGCGAGCTGGAGGACGCCGTGCTGCGCTCGCCGCTCGTGGGGCTGCTGCTCGACCAGAAGCCGCCGCCGGCGTTCAGTATCACCGGGGGTCGGCTCACGCTGAACGAGCTGTGGGGCGCGTGGCTCGATCAGACTTGGGGGCTCAGCGGAGGCGGCGAGCTCGCGGTGGACGCACTGATGGCCTGGGCCGCGACGAACGCGAGCTTCCCCAAAGCGCCAGCGATGTTCGGCGGCGATGGCGGACCGGGCGTGCGCGCCGCCCTGCTCGAACACCTCGCACGCCAGCTCGGCCCGGTCGGACCGATCATCTGGAACGGCTGGGAAAACGGCCGCGGCCGCTTGCTCCTCGAGTTTTCGCTGATCTTCGAAGCGCTGGTGGATCGCCCCGACGCGGCGGCGTGGATCTGGCTCAAGCAGAAGCTCAAGCACTCGCTCGGCGTGACCGTACCGGATGCAAACGTGGACGGCGTGGTCAGGGGGCTAGCGGGCAGCGCGACGCGCAGCCTGCGCCTGGTCGAGCGCGCGTCGCCCGGAGAGGCGCGCGCGATCTTGCGTGCCGCGGACACCCACGTGGACGAGCCCGAGATCCGCGCCTGGATCGCCGCGCACCCGTTGCTGCCCTCGGCCTGGACCGCCCGACTCGAGCAGCTCGGTCGTACGCTCGAAGCGTGCGCGAGCGATGCGACCCCCGAAACGTTTGCCGACGCCGCCCGCGCCCTGCGCGCCCTCGACGGTCACCTGTTCTTCAAGGACAGCGACCAGACGGCCGTGGTGAAGCGCGCCGAGATGGCCGTACGCCTGGCCGCGTGGCTCACGCAGAAGAGCGGGCTCGAGCTCGATCACCCGCCCACGCCACAAGCGGCGGCGGAAGCGCTCGGTCGCTGGTACTCGGAAGAAGGCGGCTACGTGGACTGGGCGCGCCGCTGGGCTCGCGGAAGCGCGGAGTCCGCCTTGGGTCGCGGCGCGCAGGCTGTGGTCGAAGCGGCCGATCTCGCGCGCACCGGGCTCGACCGGCGGTTCGCGCAGAGCCTCCGCTCCTGGCACGACGCAGGCCGCCCCGCCACCGAGGTCCTTCCCATCGACCAAGCCTTGTCGCGCGTAGCTGCGCGTTTCCTCGAGGATGATGCCTCTCGGCGCCTGCTCGTGCTCCTGCTGGACGGCATGGCGTGGGCGCAAGCAGTCGAGCTCATGCAGGCGCTCGGCAATCGCGCCGCGGCGTGGGGCCCGCTCGCGTGGCACGCGAGCACCAAGGGCCGCATCGGCAGCGGGGCCTACCCGGTCGTCTTCGCATCGCTACCGACCATCACCGAGGTGAGCCGCGCGGCCTTCTTCGAGGGTAAGCCGATGAAGCCCGGCGATGCGGGCAACACGTCGAAGGACCCCGAGCGCTTCCAGACCCACCGCGACATCCTGCGCTTCTGCGAGAAGAACGAGACCCCGCGCCTCCTGCTGCGCTCCGAGGGCCACACCACGGGCGGAAGTGCTTCTTCGGAAGCCCTGAGCCTCATCGCCGACACTTCGAAGCGAGTCGTCGCCATGGTGATCAACGCCATCGACGCCGCGCTCAAGGGCGATAGCCAACACCGTCCCGACTGGAAGCCCGAGAACATCGCGTCGCTGCCGGACCTCCTGGAGGCGGCGCGCACCGCAGGTCGCTGCGTGCTCCTCGCCAGCGACCACGGGCACGTTCCCGCCGATCGGTTCAAGACCGTGAGCGCTCTCGCGGGGGGTGGCGCTCGCTGGCGCCCGTGGGCATCGCCCGCCGATCCCGTCGCCGACGGCGAGGCCGCATTCGCGGGGAGCGGAGTCTGGACGCCGCGCGGCGCACACGGCGTGGTCTTGCTGGCGGACGACGCCTCGCGATACGGCGGCGGCGCGCATGCGGGCGAGCATGGGGGCGCCACCTTGGCGGAGGTCGTCGCGCCCTGCGTGCTGATCGGCTGCGATGACGCGGGGGTCTCGGTCGCTGACCCTGCGCTCGAGCCACGGCCCGCGTTGGTGCCGGCGTGGTGGCACTTCGACGTCGCGGTTCCCGCCCCGCGTCAGCCCGAGAAGCAGAAGCCGAAGCAAGCCACACTGCCGTTCGTCGCCCCTCCGCCGCCGTCGAAGCGCCGGCCGAGCGCGCCGCCCATCGAAGAATCGGCCTTCGCGACCTCCGACGTGCTGAAGAAGATCTGCCCGCGCGCCGATCGCCGCGCAAAGGTCGTGATGGCGGTCGACTTCCTGCTCTCGCGCAACGGAGCGTCCGGCGAACAGGCTTTCGCCGCCGCGATGGGAGAGCTCGAGTGGCGCGTCGCCGGCCTGGTCTCGTCGCTCCAGGAGGTCCTGAACCTGGAGGGCTACCAGGTGTTGCGCCACAGTCCCGTCGACAAGCAGGTGTATCTGGACCGCGAGAAGCTCGCGCAACAGTTCGAGGTGAAGCTGTGA